The Lentzea guizhouensis genome contains a region encoding:
- a CDS encoding HNH endonuclease — MATGGSKQVRAARKRRKRMARVAHDLSDAQWDALQASWGGCAYCGAVASLQKDCVQALSRGGRYTLGNVVPACGSCNASKCNAEVTGWLRRKKLDEKAFLLRHYEISSALTAQFGVVL, encoded by the coding sequence GTGGCGACCGGCGGTAGCAAACAGGTTCGCGCGGCGCGGAAACGCCGCAAGCGGATGGCGCGCGTCGCCCACGACCTCAGCGATGCGCAGTGGGACGCGTTGCAGGCGTCGTGGGGCGGCTGTGCTTATTGCGGCGCCGTGGCTTCGCTGCAGAAGGACTGCGTGCAGGCGTTGTCGCGCGGCGGCCGTTACACGCTCGGCAACGTCGTACCGGCGTGCGGGTCGTGCAACGCCAGCAAGTGCAACGCCGAGGTCACCGGGTGGCTGCGGCGCAAGAAGCTGGACGAGAAGGCCTTCCTGCTGCGCCACTACGAGATCTCGTCGGCGCTCACGGCCCAGTTCGGGGTAGTTTTGTAA
- a CDS encoding LysR family transcriptional regulator, with amino-acid sequence MPLPPRVTDLTSYELLLSVAELGSIGRAAKAHGMSQPSASERLRVLEARVGVALLERTSRGAQLTTAGQLVAGWAAPVLTKAADLDAGITSLRADRQSHLKVAASLTVAEYLLPAWLIALRAVSPDTATVLTAGNSVHVAEQVLADRADLGFIESTDLPAGLDSRVVGHDELVLVVAPGHPWSRRRKITAARLAATPLISREPGSGTRQALRSALRGVDLEITAEPLLEMSSTTAIKAAVIGGIGPAVLSAHAVAADLATRTLVRVEVGDLDLARALRAVWTRGRTPRGPASDLLTIAMRTLPGRGDRR; translated from the coding sequence ATGCCTCTGCCGCCCAGGGTCACCGACCTCACCAGCTACGAGCTGCTGCTGAGCGTCGCCGAGCTGGGCAGCATCGGCCGTGCCGCGAAGGCCCACGGCATGTCCCAGCCCTCGGCCAGCGAACGCCTCCGCGTGCTCGAGGCCCGCGTCGGCGTGGCGTTGCTCGAACGCACCTCCCGCGGCGCACAGCTCACCACCGCGGGCCAGCTGGTCGCGGGCTGGGCCGCGCCGGTGCTCACGAAGGCCGCCGACCTCGACGCCGGCATCACCAGCCTGCGCGCCGACCGGCAGAGCCACCTCAAGGTCGCCGCGAGCCTCACCGTGGCCGAGTACCTGCTGCCGGCGTGGCTGATCGCGTTGCGCGCGGTCAGCCCGGACACCGCGACCGTGCTCACCGCCGGCAACTCCGTGCACGTCGCCGAACAGGTGCTCGCCGACCGCGCCGACCTCGGTTTCATCGAGAGCACCGACCTCCCCGCCGGCCTCGACAGCCGCGTCGTCGGCCACGACGAGCTCGTCCTCGTCGTCGCCCCCGGCCATCCCTGGTCCCGCCGCCGCAAGATCACCGCCGCCCGCCTGGCCGCCACGCCGCTCATCTCCCGCGAGCCCGGCTCCGGCACCCGCCAGGCCCTGCGGTCGGCGCTGCGCGGGGTGGACCTGGAGATCACCGCCGAGCCGTTGCTGGAGATGTCCTCGACCACCGCGATCAAGGCCGCGGTGATCGGCGGCATCGGCCCCGCCGTGCTCAGCGCCCACGCCGTGGCCGCCGACCTCGCCACCCGCACGCTGGTCAGGGTCGAGGTGGGCGACCTCGACCTGGCACGCGCGCTGCGTGCGGTGTGGACCAGGGGCAGGACACCCCGGGGGCCCGCCTCCGACCTGTTGACCATCGCGATGCGTACGCTTCCCGGTCGTGGCGACCGGCGGTAG
- a CDS encoding TDT family transporter, translated as MTALAPHHTVPLEVRRAAPFGPNLFASVMGTGIVATAAASLPLHVPGLRTAATYVWALDAALLVFLTVAAFRTWTWATVRAQLRDPVMSQFWGAPAMALMTVGTGTLLLGADLIGLPAALAIDWALWTLGTALGLVTSVLVPLRMFGSGEAAFAGWLMPVVPPMVSSASGALLAAHLPPGQFQQAMVLICYALFGVSLFATVCLVPQIWQRLVQQGPGDAVPALWIVLGPLGQSITAANLLAGVAVLPGQNAFAVLYGTTTWGFALLWVVIAAAATVRVARRGLPFALTWWSFVFPLGTLVTGTSALAVRVHSLMFTVVSVVLYVALVLAWGTVAVRTIASQRAYWAAFAGSGSRLPSNQ; from the coding sequence GTGACCGCTCTCGCACCTCACCACACCGTGCCCCTCGAGGTGCGACGAGCGGCGCCTTTCGGCCCGAACCTCTTCGCCTCGGTGATGGGCACCGGCATCGTCGCCACGGCCGCCGCCTCCCTCCCGCTGCACGTTCCCGGTCTGCGCACCGCCGCCACCTACGTGTGGGCCCTCGATGCGGCACTGCTGGTGTTCCTCACGGTCGCGGCGTTCCGCACGTGGACATGGGCGACCGTGCGGGCGCAGCTGCGCGACCCGGTGATGTCCCAGTTCTGGGGCGCGCCGGCGATGGCGTTGATGACGGTCGGCACCGGCACGCTCCTGCTCGGCGCGGACCTGATCGGCCTGCCCGCCGCGCTCGCGATCGACTGGGCGCTGTGGACGCTCGGCACCGCGCTCGGGCTGGTGACGTCGGTCCTGGTGCCGTTGCGGATGTTCGGCAGCGGCGAGGCGGCGTTCGCGGGCTGGCTGATGCCGGTCGTGCCGCCGATGGTGTCCTCCGCGTCCGGCGCCCTGCTCGCCGCACACCTGCCGCCCGGCCAGTTCCAGCAGGCGATGGTGCTGATCTGCTACGCGCTGTTCGGCGTGAGCCTGTTCGCGACCGTGTGCCTGGTGCCGCAGATCTGGCAGCGGCTCGTCCAGCAGGGTCCCGGCGACGCGGTGCCGGCGCTGTGGATCGTGCTCGGCCCGCTCGGCCAGTCGATCACCGCCGCCAACCTGCTCGCCGGTGTCGCCGTGCTGCCGGGCCAGAACGCGTTCGCCGTCCTGTACGGCACGACCACGTGGGGGTTCGCTCTGCTGTGGGTGGTGATCGCGGCGGCGGCGACCGTGCGCGTGGCACGCCGCGGGTTGCCGTTCGCGTTGACGTGGTGGAGTTTCGTCTTCCCGCTCGGCACGTTGGTGACCGGTACGAGCGCTTTGGCCGTGAGGGTTCACTCGCTGATGTTCACCGTCGTGTCCGTGGTGCTGTACGTGGCACTGGTGCTCGCTTGGGGCACCGTGGCCGTGCGCACCATCGCGTCCCAACGCGCGTACTGGGCGGCCTTCGCGGGATCCGGGTCGCGCCTGCCGAGCAACCAGTAG
- a CDS encoding sensor histidine kinase, which yields MPGPVAGRVARTGRRRARRRGPGLDDPPTGATPSWPLDAYLVPFAPVAALAVARGRGRFVALSVLALPLVAAVVFAPTVGADVMAGPVVLAAFTVAAGLALRHERQVATTERDRRVVSEERLRIARELHDVLGHHLSLIAVRTDSAPYRLAVDDAVRQELTELGTAARQALAEARELVDVLRQDDTPGLADLRALTSQAGAALVVGPLPELRATTRHALHRIVQEALTNARRHSPGAPVTVTLGQAGSSVRLTVHNGPPSHGLRGVGERAAALGGHSTAGPLPDGGFQVVVEVPA from the coding sequence GTGCCCGGCCCGGTTGCCGGCCGCGTGGCTCGCACTGGCCGCCGCCGCGCTCGCCGTCGCGGTCCTGGCCTGGACGACCCGCCGACCGGCGCCACACCGAGCTGGCCGCTCGACGCCTACCTGGTCCCGTTCGCCCCGGTGGCCGCCCTCGCGGTCGCCCGCGGCCGAGGCCGGTTCGTCGCGCTGTCCGTCCTGGCGTTGCCGCTGGTCGCAGCGGTGGTGTTCGCTCCGACCGTCGGCGCGGACGTGATGGCGGGTCCGGTGGTCCTGGCGGCGTTCACCGTCGCCGCCGGTCTCGCACTGCGCCACGAGCGCCAGGTCGCGACCACCGAACGCGACCGCCGGGTCGTCTCCGAGGAACGCCTCCGGATCGCCCGCGAGCTGCACGACGTCCTCGGCCACCACCTGTCCCTCATCGCGGTGCGCACCGACAGCGCCCCCTACCGGTTGGCGGTCGACGACGCCGTGCGCCAGGAGCTCACCGAGCTGGGCACCGCCGCCCGGCAGGCGCTGGCCGAGGCCCGTGAACTGGTCGACGTGCTGCGCCAGGACGACACACCGGGGCTCGCCGACCTGCGCGCGTTGACCAGCCAGGCCGGTGCGGCGCTGGTCGTCGGCCCGCTGCCGGAGCTGCGTGCCACCACGCGGCACGCCTTGCACCGCATCGTGCAGGAGGCGCTGACGAACGCCCGCAGGCACAGCCCCGGCGCGCCCGTGACCGTGACGCTCGGCCAGGCCGGTTCGTCGGTCCGCCTGACCGTCCACAACGGACCACCGAGCCACGGCCTGCGCGGCGTCGGGGAACGGGCAGCCGCACTCGGCGGCCACAGCACCGCGGGCCCACTCCCGGACGGCGGCTTCCAGGTCGTCGTGGAGGTGCCGGCATGA
- a CDS encoding response regulator, giving the protein MTTVFVVDDQAMVRESFVALLGAQPGIEVVGSAADGADAVTQVEHLHPDVVLMDVRMPTMDGLEATRRLRDHPCRIIVLTTYHLDEYVHEALRAGADGYLLKDAPAAELVQAVHVVARGDALLSPAVTRRLLAEFTRHAPPLVRPAALERLTARETDVLRRLARGLSNVEIAAALGLSEQTVKTHVRRILAKLGARDRAQAIVISYESGLVTARVP; this is encoded by the coding sequence ATGACCACCGTGTTCGTCGTCGACGACCAGGCGATGGTCCGCGAGAGCTTCGTGGCGCTGCTCGGCGCCCAGCCCGGCATCGAGGTGGTCGGCTCCGCGGCCGACGGCGCCGACGCCGTGACGCAGGTCGAACACCTGCACCCCGACGTCGTGCTGATGGACGTCCGGATGCCCACGATGGACGGCCTGGAGGCCACCCGCAGGTTGCGCGACCACCCGTGCCGGATCATCGTGCTGACCACCTACCACCTCGACGAGTACGTCCACGAGGCCCTGCGCGCCGGCGCGGACGGCTACCTGCTCAAGGACGCGCCCGCCGCCGAGCTGGTCCAGGCCGTCCACGTGGTCGCGCGCGGCGACGCCCTGCTCTCACCCGCCGTCACGAGACGCCTCCTGGCGGAGTTCACCCGGCACGCCCCGCCGCTCGTCCGGCCGGCCGCGCTGGAGAGGTTGACCGCCCGGGAGACCGACGTCCTCCGCCGGCTCGCCCGCGGACTGTCCAATGTGGAGATCGCGGCCGCGCTGGGCCTGTCCGAGCAGACGGTCAAGACCCACGTCCGCCGCATCCTGGCCAAGCTCGGTGCCCGCGACCGCGCCCAGGCGATTGTGATCTCGTACGAATCCGGCCTGGTGACCGCCCGCGTGCCCTAG